One window of Jannaschia sp. CCS1 genomic DNA carries:
- a CDS encoding LCCL domain-containing protein, with translation MTPLPKQSLGLGVAAAATLLCATPSLADWSANLIARGLDTPGATGQIECPPNGAVATVWGTGTYTSDSSICTAALHYGWITLDVGGLVGFRQVAGLDRYEGTSQNGVTTLDYGSWNSSFQITSAEPLGTSAGQAIQISWSDDVDAIGYGDRVGESVTVTCPADRFGAGQVWGTDVYSSDSPICNAAVHRGLMIAAEGGTVTILILGEQPAFTGSTRNGVTTADYTAWPRSYIFQ, from the coding sequence ATGACGCCTCTTCCCAAACAATCCCTTGGCCTTGGCGTAGCGGCAGCTGCCACACTGCTTTGCGCGACGCCCTCACTTGCGGACTGGTCCGCCAATCTGATCGCCCGCGGTCTTGATACGCCCGGGGCGACAGGCCAGATCGAATGCCCCCCCAATGGCGCCGTTGCCACGGTTTGGGGGACCGGCACGTACACGTCCGACAGCTCCATCTGTACCGCCGCGCTGCACTATGGATGGATCACGCTTGATGTCGGTGGTCTCGTGGGATTTCGGCAGGTTGCGGGCCTCGACCGCTATGAAGGGACAAGCCAGAACGGCGTGACCACCCTGGATTACGGCTCGTGGAACTCCAGTTTTCAGATCACGTCAGCCGAGCCCCTCGGGACGAGCGCAGGGCAGGCCATCCAGATCAGCTGGAGCGATGATGTCGACGCCATCGGCTACGGTGACCGCGTCGGAGAGAGCGTGACCGTAACATGCCCCGCCGACCGTTTCGGGGCGGGCCAGGTCTGGGGAACGGACGTCTATTCCTCCGACAGTCCGATCTGCAACGCCGCCGTTCACCGAGGCCTGATGATCGCGGCAGAGGGTGGGACGGTGACGATCCTGATCCTCGGCGAACAACCTGCATTCACCGGATCGACCCGCAACGGTGTGACGACAGCCGACTATACGGCCTGGCCGAGAAGCTATATATTTCAGTAG
- a CDS encoding TFIIB-type zinc finger domain-containing protein, translated as MSDTFDSTPQTARPEDEHRFPCSNCGSDMRYAPTDGKMICDHCGNEEAIEVADGPWGGGEGLVENDFEAALRGEVAAAEMEETRVSACPSCGAQVQFDGATHSEECPFCATPVVADTGTHRHIKPKGLIPFQLTERDASKAMNNWLSGLWFAPNGLKQYARKDSTLDGIYVPYWTYDADTATSYRGQRGTAYYVTVKGPDGKPRQERRMRWTRASGRVARFFDDILVLASKSLPKRYTDALAPWDLSALAEYKPEFLSGFRAEGYTVELDEGMDEARRIMDAQIRRDICRDIGGDAQKIDAMDTHVDDVTFKHVLLPVWIAAYKYRGKSFRFVVNAQSGKVQGERPYSWGKIALAVIAAVVFAGAVFYGLEVMDR; from the coding sequence ATGTCCGATACCTTCGACAGCACGCCCCAGACCGCCCGCCCGGAAGATGAGCATCGCTTCCCCTGCTCCAATTGCGGATCGGATATGCGCTACGCGCCCACTGACGGCAAAATGATCTGTGATCACTGCGGCAATGAGGAGGCGATCGAGGTTGCCGACGGCCCCTGGGGTGGCGGGGAAGGATTGGTCGAGAATGATTTTGAGGCGGCCCTGCGCGGGGAGGTCGCGGCTGCCGAAATGGAGGAGACACGCGTTTCCGCCTGCCCGTCCTGCGGCGCACAGGTGCAGTTTGATGGCGCCACCCATTCCGAGGAATGTCCCTTCTGCGCCACCCCCGTGGTGGCCGACACGGGCACCCATCGCCATATCAAACCCAAGGGGTTGATTCCGTTTCAACTGACGGAGCGGGACGCAAGCAAAGCCATGAACAATTGGCTCTCCGGCCTGTGGTTTGCACCCAACGGCCTGAAGCAATATGCCCGCAAGGACAGCACACTCGATGGTATCTACGTGCCCTACTGGACCTATGACGCCGACACTGCCACCTCCTACCGGGGCCAGCGCGGCACCGCCTATTATGTGACGGTGAAAGGCCCCGATGGCAAACCGCGGCAGGAACGGCGCATGCGCTGGACCCGCGCCTCGGGCCGGGTCGCGCGCTTTTTCGACGACATTCTTGTGCTGGCCTCCAAATCCCTGCCCAAGCGCTACACGGACGCGCTGGCGCCGTGGGACCTCAGCGCGCTGGCCGAATACAAGCCGGAGTTTCTGTCGGGCTTCCGGGCGGAGGGCTATACGGTGGAGCTTGACGAAGGCATGGATGAGGCGCGCCGGATCATGGATGCGCAGATCCGCCGCGACATCTGCCGCGACATTGGCGGGGACGCCCAGAAGATCGACGCCATGGATACCCATGTGGACGATGTGACCTTCAAACACGTGCTGCTGCCGGTCTGGATCGCCGCCTACAAATACCGCGGCAAAAGCTTCCGGTTTGTCGTCAATGCCCAAAGCGGCAAGGTCCAGGGGGAGCGGCCCTATAGCTGGGGCAAGATCGCGCTGGCCGTCATCGCCGCCGTCGTGTTCGCAGGCGCGGTGTTCTACGGGCTAGAGGTCATGGACCGCTAG
- a CDS encoding cytochrome b/b6 domain-containing protein, translated as MISDTPLLTRLALHLPSRRTRLKVLHWGILPFFLWFMFADLDALRRMGPGWFQLHSINGLIFVTLALIWTGGHLRRGLASRPGPKLPPSARAIHPILHKALIWGLFLVALTGFGLGLTSAVLLRAGGVLPIAPPLNLPEAHTIVSWIHVYQFYALALIVGVHAAFHIWRHLRLRDNALRIMAPRALHRFL; from the coding sequence ATGATATCTGACACACCACTCCTCACCCGCCTTGCCCTGCACCTGCCTTCCCGCCGCACGCGCCTCAAGGTGCTGCATTGGGGCATCCTCCCCTTCTTCCTCTGGTTCATGTTCGCCGATCTGGACGCGCTGCGCCGTATGGGGCCGGGGTGGTTTCAGCTCCATTCCATCAACGGGCTGATCTTTGTTACCCTCGCCCTGATCTGGACCGGCGGTCACCTGCGCCGTGGCCTTGCCTCTCGCCCCGGCCCGAAACTGCCGCCCTCGGCCCGGGCCATCCACCCGATCCTGCACAAGGCCCTGATCTGGGGGCTGTTTCTGGTGGCATTGACGGGCTTTGGGCTCGGTCTGACATCCGCCGTTCTGCTGCGCGCCGGGGGCGTGTTGCCCATCGCCCCACCCCTGAACCTGCCCGAGGCCCATACCATCGTCTCGTGGATCCATGTCTATCAGTTCTACGCGCTGGCCCTGATTGTGGGTGTCCATGCCGCCTTCCATATCTGGCGTCATCTCCGCCTGCGCGACAATGCGTTGCGGATCATGGCCCCCCGGGCGCTGCATCGGTTTCTGTAG
- a CDS encoding gamma-glutamyl-gamma-aminobutyrate hydrolase family protein, producing MTRPVIGIIGNHHLINDQYATHAGGIMNSEAVAEVSGGLPLIVPSNPAFVDLDDLMATCAGFVFTGGRPNVHPEEYGEDYTDAHGTMDRDRDALTLPLIRACVERGQPILGLCRGFQEVNVAMGGSLYPEIRDLPGRMNHRMPPDGTIEEKFELRHTVTFTEGGPFHRLMGAQQVRTNTLHGQGIKQAGARVIIDGHAEDGTPEAIYIADAPGFTLSVQWHPEYRAAEDPVSRPLFAAFGEAARAWSIGKRPVKAGEVA from the coding sequence ATGACCCGCCCCGTCATTGGCATTATTGGCAATCACCACCTGATCAACGATCAATATGCAACCCATGCCGGCGGCATCATGAATTCGGAGGCCGTGGCCGAGGTATCCGGCGGGTTGCCGCTGATTGTGCCCTCAAATCCCGCATTCGTGGACCTTGATGATCTGATGGCGACCTGTGCGGGCTTCGTCTTTACCGGTGGGCGGCCCAATGTGCACCCCGAGGAATATGGCGAGGATTATACCGACGCCCACGGCACCATGGACCGGGACCGCGACGCGCTGACCTTGCCGCTGATCCGCGCCTGTGTGGAGCGGGGGCAGCCGATCCTTGGCCTGTGTCGCGGGTTTCAGGAGGTCAACGTGGCGATGGGCGGATCTCTCTACCCCGAAATCCGGGACCTGCCCGGTCGCATGAACCACCGTATGCCGCCCGACGGCACGATCGAGGAGAAGTTTGAGCTTCGCCACACCGTCACCTTCACTGAAGGTGGGCCGTTTCATCGGCTGATGGGGGCGCAACAGGTGCGCACCAATACGCTTCACGGTCAGGGCATCAAACAGGCCGGGGCGCGGGTGATCATTGATGGCCATGCAGAAGACGGCACGCCGGAGGCGATCTACATCGCCGATGCGCCCGGGTTCACGCTGTCTGTTCAATGGCATCCTGAGTATCGCGCGGCGGAGGATCCGGTGTCTCGTCCGCTGTTTGCCGCCTTTGGGGAGGCCGCGCGCGCCTGGTCTATAGGCAAACGCCCCGTGAAGGCAGGCGAGGTCGCCTGA
- a CDS encoding alpha/beta hydrolase fold domain-containing protein: protein MSVLTRADRISTWTARRIEKPLLSMIGSQQMLRALFNATAPLTQRLPQGCIVADDGEGGLFLTPEGAENAGLFLYIHGGGFTIGSPRTHRAMAAHIGAEAGLRVHLPRYSLAPEAPFPAAITRLKQVYAAHVARGDTPVAVGGDSAGGNLALLLTQNAVAHQLPLPRAMVLLAPVVDFSRDIAAEVANAPSENLLPAAWARRVKHAYTPEGVDLSDPKVSPMFGDLQSLPPTLMHLATGEALADQCKTMAAQMPDCRVDEWPGLQHVWHLKAGVMPAATQACAELGAFLRTHT, encoded by the coding sequence ATGAGCGTGCTGACCCGCGCCGACCGAATCTCGACGTGGACTGCGCGCCGCATCGAGAAACCGCTGCTGTCCATGATCGGCTCGCAACAGATGTTGCGCGCACTTTTCAACGCCACGGCCCCTCTCACGCAGCGCCTGCCCCAGGGGTGCATTGTGGCCGATGACGGCGAGGGCGGTTTATTCCTCACACCAGAAGGCGCTGAAAACGCGGGCCTTTTCCTATATATTCACGGGGGTGGCTTCACCATCGGCAGCCCGCGCACGCACCGCGCCATGGCCGCCCATATCGGGGCTGAGGCTGGTCTGCGGGTCCACCTGCCCCGGTATTCCCTGGCGCCCGAGGCCCCATTTCCAGCCGCAATCACGCGCCTCAAACAGGTTTACGCCGCCCATGTCGCGCGGGGCGATACGCCCGTAGCCGTGGGCGGTGACAGCGCGGGCGGCAACCTCGCCCTGCTTCTTACCCAAAACGCCGTGGCGCATCAGTTGCCGCTGCCACGGGCCATGGTGTTGCTGGCTCCCGTCGTTGACTTCAGCCGCGACATCGCCGCCGAAGTGGCAAATGCCCCGTCGGAAAACCTGTTGCCCGCCGCCTGGGCGCGCCGGGTGAAACACGCCTATACGCCAGAGGGTGTCGACCTGAGCGACCCAAAGGTCTCGCCGATGTTTGGCGACTTGCAATCGCTGCCCCCCACTTTGATGCACCTGGCAACCGGCGAGGCCCTGGCCGATCAATGCAAGACCATGGCCGCGCAGATGCCCGATTGCCGTGTGGACGAATGGCCCGGCCTGCAACATGTCTGGCACCTCAAGGCAGGGGTCATGCCCGCCGCAACCCAAGCCTGCGCGGAGCTTGGGGCGTTTTTGCGGACGCACACATGA
- the dtd gene encoding D-aminoacyl-tRNA deacylase has translation MRALIQRVHNARVEVEGAIVGQTGPGLLILLCAMAGDTEAEAEKLITKITKLRIFKDEAGKMNRSLLDIGGGALVVSQFTLSADTSRGNRPGFSAAAPPQEGEALYLHAVDLLRGHGVATQTGQFGADMDVHLVNDGPVTIWMDTSA, from the coding sequence ATGAGAGCCCTGATCCAACGCGTCCACAATGCGCGGGTCGAGGTGGAGGGAGCCATTGTGGGCCAGACAGGGCCGGGCCTTCTGATCCTGCTGTGCGCCATGGCAGGCGACACGGAGGCCGAGGCTGAAAAGCTCATCACCAAGATCACCAAGTTGCGCATCTTCAAGGATGAGGCGGGCAAGATGAACCGCTCGCTTCTGGACATTGGGGGCGGTGCGCTGGTGGTCAGTCAGTTTACGCTGTCCGCCGACACGTCGCGCGGGAACAGGCCCGGTTTTTCGGCTGCGGCCCCGCCACAGGAGGGCGAGGCCCTCTACCTACACGCGGTCGACCTGCTGCGCGGCCACGGGGTCGCCACGCAAACGGGCCAGTTCGGCGCGGATATGGATGTGCATCTGGTCAATGATGGCCCTGTTACCATTTGGATGGACACATCCGCATAG
- a CDS encoding cytochrome P450, which produces MLRKWARFMVYKLNDPAFLENPADQLARMRAEGPLVRMKIPLLGTMWATTTDEATRKLLKSPDLFRRDPGPITGRSLAQKFWWLPRVIKPMLHTMIVTDDPAHARQRRLVEIAFARTSIEDMRPRIEAIAHRLLDALPQTGPVDIVAHYTRQLPFLAICELLGIPESAHAALTRRIAPLSAVSNPITAVYAMARLGGVQRDFHAMFARARAEPPGPGLISALVHTDDNGAKLSEEELLSLTLLLFLAGHETTVHLINAGIVALAGDAALTRHFINTPDTRHLFVEEIMRSTTPVTLTKPMFAAQDTDVLGANIRKGEMVAALLIAANHDPDRVDAPQELRPERRPNAHLGFGFGPHVCLGMQLARVEAVTALTALFARHPDLRLARPPGWLNRAGFRAPGRVVLDLRR; this is translated from the coding sequence ATGTTGAGAAAATGGGCACGTTTCATGGTCTATAAGCTGAACGATCCTGCCTTCCTGGAAAACCCTGCTGACCAATTGGCCCGCATGCGCGCCGAAGGCCCGTTGGTGCGCATGAAGATCCCGTTGCTTGGGACGATGTGGGCCACCACGACCGACGAGGCGACGCGCAAGCTGCTGAAATCCCCCGATCTCTTCCGCCGCGATCCGGGGCCCATCACGGGCCGGTCACTGGCGCAGAAGTTCTGGTGGTTGCCCCGGGTGATCAAGCCGATGTTGCACACGATGATTGTCACCGACGATCCGGCCCATGCACGGCAACGGCGGTTGGTGGAGATCGCCTTCGCGCGCACCAGCATCGAGGATATGCGCCCGAGGATCGAGGCGATTGCCCATCGTCTGCTGGACGCTCTGCCCCAAACTGGCCCCGTCGACATCGTCGCCCATTACACGCGTCAGCTGCCGTTCCTGGCGATCTGCGAGCTTCTGGGTATCCCGGAATCCGCCCACGCCGCTCTGACCAGGCGCATCGCGCCGCTGAGCGCTGTGTCCAACCCCATCACCGCCGTCTACGCCATGGCGCGTCTTGGCGGGGTGCAGCGCGATTTCCACGCGATGTTTGCGCGCGCCCGAGCCGAACCGCCCGGCCCCGGGCTAATCTCGGCGCTGGTGCACACCGATGACAATGGTGCGAAGCTGAGTGAGGAGGAACTCCTGTCCCTCACGCTCCTGCTGTTTCTCGCGGGCCATGAGACGACCGTGCATCTGATCAACGCCGGGATCGTGGCTCTGGCAGGCGATGCCGCGCTCACCCGCCACTTCATCAACACCCCCGACACCCGGCATTTGTTTGTTGAGGAGATCATGCGATCCACGACGCCGGTGACGCTGACCAAACCGATGTTCGCGGCGCAAGACACGGATGTGCTGGGGGCGAACATCCGGAAAGGGGAGATGGTCGCGGCCCTTCTGATCGCGGCCAACCATGATCCTGACCGCGTCGATGCCCCGCAGGAGCTACGGCCCGAGCGGCGGCCCAACGCGCATCTGGGCTTCGGGTTCGGTCCCCACGTTTGCCTTGGCATGCAACTCGCGCGGGTCGAGGCGGTCACGGCGCTGACAGCGCTATTCGCCCGCCACCCCGACCTCCGTCTTGCGCGCCCGCCGGGATGGCTCAACCGCGCGGGGTTTCGCGCGCCGGGACGTGTTGTGCTGGACCTGCGGCGCTGA
- a CDS encoding VPLPA-CTERM sorting domain-containing protein, whose translation MRVLRGIAAGIVALGLAAGAANANTVSIDFEDFSGFYAPTFDFGGVSFQSVDPNQSMQVGRVGALGAGQSGHVLRSAVPPFGAEPRGGSFGGTFLGTTVSFLSLVAGDSGGDLDIFNLQGFDANGSLVSETGELRSNAATLLSIQGAGIASFLLTIGDLPDNDGSSVVDNFTFTQEVAAVPLPASLPLLGVGALALGVVARRRRHRAAQA comes from the coding sequence ATGAGAGTTTTAAGAGGTATTGCCGCGGGTATCGTCGCTTTGGGTTTGGCGGCGGGGGCCGCAAACGCCAACACAGTCTCGATTGATTTTGAAGACTTCAGTGGGTTCTACGCGCCGACATTCGACTTTGGCGGGGTCAGTTTCCAGTCGGTGGACCCGAACCAATCCATGCAGGTCGGACGCGTTGGCGCACTGGGGGCCGGGCAATCCGGACATGTCCTGCGCTCCGCCGTGCCGCCCTTCGGGGCCGAGCCGCGCGGTGGATCGTTCGGCGGCACATTCCTCGGGACGACCGTGTCATTCCTGAGCCTCGTGGCAGGGGACAGCGGTGGTGACCTCGATATCTTCAACCTGCAGGGCTTTGACGCGAATGGCAGCCTCGTGAGTGAGACCGGAGAGCTGCGCAGCAATGCCGCGACCCTTCTGTCTATCCAGGGTGCCGGCATTGCAAGTTTTCTACTGACGATCGGCGACCTTCCAGACAACGATGGCTCCAGCGTGGTCGACAACTTTACGTTCACGCAGGAGGTGGCCGCTGTGCCTTTGCCCGCGTCCCTGCCGCTTCTGGGTGTCGGCGCATTGGCATTGGGGGTCGTGGCGCGTCGCCGCCGCCACCGGGCCGCACAGGCCTGA
- a CDS encoding ATP-dependent DNA ligase has translation MKAFAALFTTLDQTTKTSVKTAALADYFRTAPEDDRIWTIALLSGRRPRRTITTTKLREWAAERAGIPLWLFEACYPVVGDLSETIALVLPEPETRIDKSLSAWIATLRGLDNAEEDARKAAILEAWNGLPPIERFVFNKLITGGWRMGVSQKLMTRALSKATDIDEAELTHRLMGDWSPDTVSWDGLIEAPDPTTNLSRPYPFYLAYQLEGDAEDQGGVGDWVAERKWDGIRGQLIMRGGERYLWSRGEDLMTDRFPEFAQLLDYLPSGTVLDGEVLAYDFVNNTPLSFNKLQPRIGRKTVPKKLLAEAPCILMAYDLLEWQGADIRHRPLAERRALLEEATDNMPPDAPLRLSPRVEAESWDDLRAARAISRDIGAEGLMLKRLSAPYLAGRKKGDWWKWKVDPLTIDAVMIYAQAGSGRRATLYTDFTFAVWNGPDLVPFTKAYSGLTDKEFREITAWVRKNTTDRFGPVRAVTPHHVFEIAFEGIQPSPRHKSGVALRFPRMLRWRKDKPLEEANTLDDLNQMLEQYG, from the coding sequence ATGAAGGCCTTCGCCGCCCTTTTCACGACGCTGGATCAGACCACCAAGACCAGCGTGAAGACGGCCGCGCTGGCCGACTATTTCCGCACGGCGCCCGAGGATGACCGGATCTGGACCATCGCATTGCTTTCGGGCCGACGTCCGCGCCGCACCATCACCACCACAAAACTGCGCGAATGGGCGGCGGAGCGGGCGGGCATTCCGCTGTGGCTGTTTGAGGCCTGTTATCCGGTCGTGGGTGACCTGAGCGAGACCATTGCCCTTGTTTTGCCGGAGCCCGAGACCCGGATCGACAAAAGCCTGAGCGCCTGGATCGCCACGCTGCGCGGCCTCGACAATGCGGAGGAGGATGCGCGCAAGGCCGCGATTCTGGAGGCCTGGAACGGTCTGCCCCCGATCGAACGGTTTGTTTTCAATAAGTTGATTACCGGCGGCTGGCGCATGGGGGTGAGTCAAAAGCTGATGACCCGCGCGCTGTCGAAGGCCACTGACATCGATGAGGCGGAACTGACACACCGCCTGATGGGCGATTGGTCGCCCGACACGGTCAGTTGGGACGGCCTGATCGAAGCGCCCGATCCAACAACGAACCTTAGCCGACCCTACCCGTTCTATCTGGCTTATCAGCTGGAGGGCGACGCGGAGGACCAGGGAGGCGTCGGCGATTGGGTGGCGGAGCGGAAATGGGACGGCATTCGCGGCCAGCTGATCATGCGCGGAGGCGAGCGCTATCTGTGGTCGCGTGGCGAAGACCTGATGACGGACCGGTTCCCGGAGTTTGCGCAGCTGCTGGACTACCTGCCCTCGGGGACGGTTCTTGACGGCGAGGTTTTGGCGTATGACTTTGTTAACAACACCCCGCTTTCGTTCAATAAGTTGCAACCGCGTATAGGGCGCAAAACTGTGCCCAAGAAGCTTCTGGCCGAGGCCCCGTGCATCCTGATGGCCTATGATCTGCTGGAATGGCAGGGCGCGGACATTCGGCACAGGCCGTTGGCCGAGCGGCGCGCTTTGTTGGAGGAGGCCACCGACAATATGCCACCCGACGCCCCCCTCCGCCTGTCGCCGAGGGTGGAGGCCGAGAGTTGGGACGACCTGCGCGCCGCACGCGCCATCAGCCGCGACATAGGGGCAGAGGGGTTGATGCTGAAGCGTCTTTCGGCACCCTATCTAGCCGGGCGCAAAAAGGGCGATTGGTGGAAATGGAAGGTCGATCCACTGACCATCGACGCGGTGATGATCTATGCGCAGGCGGGTTCCGGCCGGCGGGCAACGCTCTACACCGATTTCACATTCGCGGTCTGGAACGGCCCCGATCTGGTGCCCTTCACCAAGGCCTATTCCGGCCTCACCGACAAGGAATTCCGCGAGATCACGGCCTGGGTTCGCAAGAACACGACGGACCGGTTCGGCCCCGTCCGCGCGGTCACGCCGCACCATGTGTTTGAGATTGCGTTCGAAGGCATTCAACCCTCACCGCGCCACAAATCCGGCGTTGCCCTGCGCTTTCCCCGCATGTTGCGCTGGCGCAAAGACAAGCCGTTGGAAGAGGCCAATACATTGGACGACCTCAACCAGATGCTGGAACAATACGGCTAA
- a CDS encoding circularly permuted type 2 ATP-grasp protein, protein MTDQTRFFDEMTGGAPQARGPYQPYDAWFQGEDLDEIRKKSAEAEGFFRRTGITFNVYGQTEADERLIPFDVVPRIISGREWTRLTRGIEQRVRALNAFLYDIYHRQEILRAGRVPRELIDGNEAFLPQMMGVAPPGGIYTHIVGTDLVRTGEDEFFVLEDNARTPSGVSYMLENRETMLQMFPDLFSRIKVRPVQNYPANLRRSLAACAPNACTGECTVAVLTPGIHNSAYFEHAFLADQMGVELVEGHDLRVKDGRIAMRTTEGYKAIDVLYRRVDDDFLDPLNFNPDSMLGVPGIMDVYRAGGITIANAPGTGISDDKALYSYMPDIIEFYTGEKALLQNVPTHRCSEPEALKYVLDNLAELVVKEVHGSGGYGMLVGPAASKTEIEAFRKKLEANPSNYIAQPTLALSTCPILTEAGLAPRHVDLRPFVLMAPNKTTITPGGLTRVALAEGSLVVNSSQGGGTKDTWVLED, encoded by the coding sequence ATGACTGACCAGACACGATTTTTCGATGAGATGACCGGCGGCGCACCGCAGGCGCGGGGGCCCTATCAACCCTATGATGCGTGGTTCCAGGGCGAGGATCTGGACGAGATCCGCAAGAAATCGGCGGAGGCCGAGGGCTTTTTTCGCCGCACCGGCATCACCTTCAACGTCTATGGCCAGACCGAGGCCGATGAGCGGTTGATCCCCTTCGACGTGGTCCCGCGCATCATTTCAGGACGCGAATGGACGCGCCTGACCCGCGGGATCGAGCAACGTGTCCGGGCGCTCAACGCATTTCTCTACGATATCTATCACCGCCAGGAGATTCTGCGCGCAGGCCGCGTTCCGCGCGAGCTGATCGACGGCAATGAAGCGTTCCTGCCTCAGATGATGGGCGTGGCCCCTCCGGGCGGCATCTACACCCATATCGTCGGCACCGATCTGGTGCGCACCGGTGAGGATGAGTTTTTCGTGCTGGAAGATAACGCCCGCACGCCGTCGGGCGTCAGCTACATGCTGGAGAACCGCGAGACGATGTTGCAGATGTTTCCGGACCTGTTCAGCCGCATCAAGGTGCGCCCGGTTCAGAACTATCCGGCCAACCTGCGCCGATCGCTGGCTGCCTGTGCGCCCAATGCCTGCACGGGCGAATGTACCGTCGCGGTCCTGACCCCCGGCATCCACAATTCTGCGTATTTTGAACATGCCTTCCTGGCCGATCAGATGGGCGTGGAGCTGGTCGAAGGCCACGACTTGCGCGTGAAAGACGGGCGTATCGCGATGCGCACGACCGAAGGCTACAAAGCCATCGACGTGCTCTATCGCCGTGTGGATGATGATTTCCTCGACCCGCTGAACTTCAACCCCGACAGCATGTTGGGCGTGCCCGGCATCATGGATGTCTACCGCGCGGGCGGGATCACGATTGCCAATGCGCCGGGCACCGGCATCTCGGACGACAAGGCGCTCTATAGCTACATGCCGGATATCATTGAGTTCTATACGGGCGAAAAGGCGCTTTTGCAGAATGTGCCAACCCATAGATGCTCCGAGCCCGAGGCGCTGAAATACGTACTCGACAATCTAGCGGAGCTGGTGGTGAAGGAAGTCCACGGCTCAGGCGGCTATGGCATGCTGGTGGGGCCTGCCGCATCGAAGACAGAGATCGAGGCGTTCCGCAAAAAGCTGGAAGCCAACCCGTCCAATTATATCGCGCAGCCCACGCTCGCGCTGTCGACCTGCCCGATCCTCACCGAGGCAGGACTGGCGCCGCGTCACGTCGATCTGCGGCCATTCGTGCTGATGGCGCCCAACAAGACCACCATTACCCCCGGCGGGCTGACCCGCGTGGCCTTGGCGGAGGGCAGCCTGGTGGTGAACTCAAGCCAGGGCGGCGGCACCAAAGACACCTGGGTACTGGAGGACTAG
- a CDS encoding carbohydrate kinase family protein → MILCAGEALIDMLPRKTEAGEAAFAPYPGGSVFNTAVALSRLGTKTEFFSGLSTDLFGERLDSVLMANGVGSALAHRNDRPTTLAFVTLTDGHASYAFYDENTAGRMLTEADLPAIPETAKACFFGGISLAVEPCADAYAALIGRANDLGRVVMIDPNIRPGFIADEARFRARLDQMLAQTDIIKASDEDLRWLLGDMSLPELAEALRAKGPSVVLVTQGAAGVTGFYAGGEIHVDAEAVTVVDTVGAGDTFNAGVLAGLDDAGALDKAMIAKGLDAETLRGAMELGVRASAVTVTRAGANPPRRDELS, encoded by the coding sequence ATGATCCTATGCGCGGGCGAGGCCCTGATCGACATGCTGCCCCGCAAGACCGAGGCGGGCGAAGCGGCGTTTGCACCCTACCCCGGCGGCTCGGTCTTCAACACCGCCGTGGCCCTGTCGCGTCTGGGCACGAAGACGGAGTTCTTTTCGGGCCTCAGCACGGACCTGTTCGGGGAACGGCTGGACAGTGTGTTGATGGCCAATGGCGTGGGCAGCGCCCTGGCGCATCGCAACGACCGCCCCACAACGCTGGCCTTCGTGACCCTGACCGACGGCCATGCCAGCTATGCGTTTTACGATGAGAACACCGCCGGGCGGATGCTGACCGAGGCCGACCTACCCGCCATCCCCGAGACTGCAAAGGCCTGTTTCTTCGGTGGAATATCCCTCGCGGTGGAACCCTGCGCAGATGCCTATGCCGCGTTGATCGGCCGGGCAAACGATCTGGGCCGCGTGGTGATGATCGACCCCAACATTCGCCCCGGCTTCATCGCCGATGAGGCCCGGTTCCGCGCGCGGCTGGATCAGATGCTGGCCCAGACCGACATCATCAAGGCCTCGGACGAGGATCTGCGGTGGCTTCTGGGCGACATGTCCCTGCCCGAACTGGCCGAGGCGTTGCGGGCCAAGGGTCCGTCGGTGGTTCTGGTGACCCAGGGTGCGGCTGGAGTGACCGGATTTTACGCGGGCGGAGAGATCCACGTAGACGCAGAGGCTGTGACTGTGGTCGACACAGTGGGCGCGGGCGATACGTTCAACGCGGGTGTTCTGGCCGGGCTGGACGACGCAGGCGCGTTGGACAAAGCCATGATTGCCAAGGGGTTGGATGCGGAGACCTTGCGGGGTGCGATGGAGCTTGGCGTGCGTGCATCTGCCGTGACCGTCACCCGCGCGGGCGCAAATCCGCCGCGCCGGGATGAGCTGTCTTGA